From Synechococcus sp. A10-1-5-1, a single genomic window includes:
- the ylqF gene encoding ribosome biogenesis GTPase YlqF, with product MPRDGGAVSELLSSAAPSIQWYPGHIAKAERALTDNLAKVDLVIEVRDARIPTATGHPRLQRWIQGKQHLLVLNRRDMIPSAAREAWDAWFRSQGQTPWWSDAKAGTGVKQLQQAAIRAGDSLNERRRNRGMRPRPVRALMLGFPNVGKSALINRLVRQKVVDSARRAGVTRSLRWVRLGQDLDLLDAPGVLPPRLDDQLAALRLALCDDIGQAAYDGEAAAMAFVHMLAALEAAEQSGVKPGLLERRYGIPVEPLSGDGVPKPDVHGWLTGAAERHTSGDTSRMAQRFLDDFRRGMLGPIALELP from the coding sequence ATGCCCCGTGATGGTGGTGCCGTGAGTGAGCTGCTGAGTAGCGCAGCCCCGTCGATCCAGTGGTACCCAGGCCACATCGCCAAAGCTGAGCGCGCGCTCACCGACAACCTGGCCAAGGTGGATTTGGTGATTGAGGTGCGTGACGCCCGCATCCCGACGGCCACCGGCCACCCTCGCCTGCAGCGTTGGATTCAAGGCAAGCAGCATCTGCTGGTGCTGAACCGTCGCGACATGATCCCGTCGGCGGCCCGGGAGGCTTGGGATGCCTGGTTCCGCAGCCAGGGTCAGACCCCTTGGTGGAGCGACGCCAAGGCCGGGACGGGGGTCAAGCAGCTGCAGCAGGCGGCGATTCGGGCGGGTGATTCCCTCAATGAGCGGCGCCGCAATCGGGGCATGCGCCCCCGGCCCGTGCGGGCGTTGATGTTGGGCTTCCCCAACGTCGGCAAGTCCGCCTTGATCAACCGGTTGGTCCGGCAAAAGGTCGTGGATAGCGCCCGCCGCGCCGGTGTGACCCGCAGCCTGCGCTGGGTGCGCCTTGGCCAAGATCTGGACCTGCTGGACGCGCCAGGGGTGTTGCCCCCTCGGCTGGATGACCAGCTCGCCGCCCTGCGCCTGGCGCTCTGCGACGACATCGGCCAGGCGGCCTATGACGGTGAGGCCGCTGCCATGGCCTTTGTCCACATGCTCGCGGCCTTGGAAGCAGCGGAGCAGTCCGGGGTGAAGCCCGGACTTTTGGAGAGGCGCTACGGCATCCCTGTGGAACCGCTTTCGGGGGATGGTGTGCCCAAGCCGGATGTCCATGGCTGGTTGACGGGGGCGGCTGAGCGGCACACCAGTGGCGATACCTCCCGGATGGCCCAGCGGTTCCTCGATGACTTCCGCAGAGGCATGCTCGGACCGATTGCCTTGGAGTTGCCGTGA
- a CDS encoding RluA family pseudouridine synthase → MSGFGEGAGELLTLTYPKPLPMRLDRWLVAQRPEQSRARIQKFIDAGYVRVNGVTGRAKTPLRENDTVELWMPPPEPLPYLIPQDIPLDVLYEDEHLIVLNKPAGLTVHPAPGNKDGTLVNGLLHHCPDLPGIGGEMRPGIVHRLDKDTTGCIVVAKSQEALVKLQVQIQKRVASREYLAVVHGAPAGDHGTIVGAIGRHPADRKKYAVVHDGSGRHACTHWTLLERLGDYALMRFKLDTGRTHQIRVHCAHIGHPIVGDPVYSRCRKLPMALPGQALHAFQLGLDHPIRKDRMLFEAPPPEVMEKLLKLLRRRAGVDMLPPASV, encoded by the coding sequence GTGAGTGGTTTTGGGGAAGGTGCAGGGGAGCTGCTGACGCTCACCTACCCCAAACCTCTGCCGATGCGACTGGATCGCTGGCTGGTGGCCCAGCGCCCGGAGCAGAGCCGGGCCCGGATTCAGAAGTTCATCGATGCCGGCTACGTCCGTGTGAATGGGGTGACCGGACGGGCCAAAACCCCTCTACGTGAGAACGACACGGTGGAGCTCTGGATGCCACCGCCGGAGCCGCTTCCCTATTTGATTCCCCAGGACATTCCGTTGGATGTCCTTTACGAGGATGAGCACTTGATCGTGCTCAACAAGCCTGCAGGTCTCACCGTCCACCCGGCACCCGGCAATAAAGATGGAACCCTGGTGAATGGCCTGCTGCATCACTGCCCCGATCTGCCGGGCATTGGCGGCGAGATGCGTCCGGGGATCGTTCACCGCCTTGACAAGGACACCACGGGCTGCATCGTCGTGGCCAAAAGCCAGGAGGCCTTGGTGAAGCTCCAGGTGCAGATCCAGAAGCGCGTTGCTTCCCGGGAGTATCTGGCGGTGGTCCACGGTGCACCGGCCGGGGACCACGGAACGATCGTTGGTGCCATCGGTCGCCATCCCGCGGATCGCAAGAAGTACGCCGTGGTTCATGACGGCTCAGGGCGCCATGCCTGCACCCACTGGACCTTGCTTGAGCGGTTGGGCGACTACGCCCTGATGCGTTTCAAGCTCGACACCGGTCGCACGCACCAGATCCGGGTTCACTGCGCCCACATTGGGCATCCCATCGTTGGTGATCCCGTTTATTCCCGCTGCCGCAAGTTGCCGATGGCGCTGCCGGGCCAGGCGCTCCATGCCTTCCAGCTTGGTCTTGACCATCCGATTCGCAAGGACCGGATGCTGTTTGAAGCCCCCCCGCCGGAGGTGATGGAGAAGCTGCTCAAGCTGCTGAGGCGGCGGGCAGGCGTGGACATGCTTCCACCAGCGTCCGTGTGA
- a CDS encoding ABC transporter ATP-binding protein — protein MAAPAHPGAVLELQALRVRYPGSSSNTLNGLSLELNAGERLALVGPSGCGKSTVARAVLQLLPQGSRCQGGLLLNGCDPRGLRRSKLRRLRGEAVGLVFQDPMTRLNPLMTIGEHLADTLGEHHPAWQQAQIRERAQSLLQRVGISQERYSSYPHEFSGGMRQRLAIALAMALRPALVIADEPTTSLDVAVAGQVMQELCDLCREAGSALLLISHDLAMAGRWCDQIAVLDQGRLVEQAPATTLLTQPQSPLAQRLVGAARAREGGVTPAPSNAAPLLELEELRCWHPLAGLPWQSRWYRAVDGVSLQLRHGETVGVVGASGCGKSTLCRALMGLTPVRGGSVKLKGVDLMRLRGEALRQARRRIQMVFQDPLACLNPAMTVGEAIADPLLIHGLASPAAAREQARQWLEAVGLQPPEAFEGRLPRQLSGGQQQRVAIARALVLEPQVLLCDESVSMLDAEVQAEVLQLLRSLQDRLGLGLIFVTHDLSVASGFCQRVVVLDGGKIVEEGPGDQLLSQPQAAITRTLVEACPRLPAASAA, from the coding sequence ATGGCCGCCCCAGCCCATCCCGGTGCGGTCCTGGAGTTGCAAGCCCTGCGGGTGCGCTACCCGGGGAGCTCCAGCAACACCCTGAATGGCCTCAGCCTCGAGCTCAACGCTGGTGAACGCCTCGCCCTGGTGGGTCCCAGTGGTTGCGGCAAAAGCACGGTGGCCAGGGCTGTGCTGCAACTGCTGCCCCAAGGCAGTCGCTGCCAAGGCGGCCTGCTGCTGAACGGCTGCGATCCAAGGGGCCTGCGACGCTCGAAACTCCGGCGGCTGCGGGGCGAGGCCGTGGGTCTGGTCTTCCAAGACCCGATGACCCGGCTGAACCCCCTCATGACCATTGGCGAGCACCTCGCCGACACCCTGGGCGAACACCATCCGGCCTGGCAGCAGGCCCAAATCCGGGAGCGGGCCCAGTCGCTGCTCCAGCGAGTCGGTATTTCCCAGGAGCGCTACAGCAGTTATCCCCACGAATTCAGCGGGGGGATGCGGCAACGCCTTGCTATTGCCCTGGCCATGGCCCTGCGGCCCGCCTTGGTGATTGCCGATGAACCCACCACCAGCCTGGATGTGGCCGTGGCGGGTCAGGTCATGCAAGAGCTCTGCGATCTCTGCAGGGAAGCCGGCAGTGCCCTGCTGCTCATCAGCCATGACCTAGCCATGGCCGGACGCTGGTGCGATCAAATCGCCGTGCTGGACCAGGGCCGACTGGTGGAGCAGGCCCCAGCGACCACCTTGCTCACCCAACCCCAGTCCCCCCTTGCCCAACGGCTCGTGGGAGCGGCCCGGGCCAGGGAAGGCGGTGTGACACCCGCCCCCTCCAATGCCGCCCCCCTGCTCGAACTGGAGGAACTGCGCTGCTGGCATCCCCTGGCGGGATTGCCCTGGCAGTCCCGTTGGTACAGAGCCGTCGATGGCGTCAGCCTGCAGCTCCGCCATGGGGAAACCGTTGGCGTGGTCGGCGCCTCCGGTTGCGGGAAGAGCACGCTCTGCCGAGCCCTGATGGGGCTCACTCCGGTGCGGGGCGGCAGCGTCAAGCTGAAGGGGGTCGACCTGATGCGCCTGAGGGGCGAGGCCCTACGCCAGGCCCGCCGCAGGATCCAGATGGTCTTTCAGGACCCGCTCGCCTGCTTGAACCCAGCGATGACCGTGGGGGAGGCCATCGCCGATCCGCTCTTGATCCATGGGCTCGCCAGCCCGGCCGCCGCCCGCGAGCAGGCCCGGCAATGGCTAGAGGCTGTAGGTCTGCAGCCGCCTGAGGCCTTTGAAGGACGACTGCCCCGCCAGCTCTCCGGCGGTCAGCAGCAGCGGGTCGCCATCGCGCGGGCCCTCGTGCTCGAACCGCAGGTGCTCCTCTGCGACGAGAGTGTGAGCATGCTCGATGCCGAGGTGCAGGCGGAGGTGCTGCAACTGCTGCGCTCCCTCCAGGACCGCCTCGGTCTGGGGCTGATCTTTGTCACCCACGACCTCTCGGTGGCCAGTGGCTTCTGTCAGCGGGTCGTGGTGCTCGACGGCGGGAAGATCGTCGAAGAGGGCCCAGGCGATCAGTTGCTCAGCCAGCCCCAGGCCGCCATCACACGGACGCTGGTGGAAGCATGTCCACGCCTGCCCGCCGCCTCAGCAGCTTGA
- a CDS encoding bifunctional (p)ppGpp synthetase/guanosine-3',5'-bis(diphosphate) 3'-pyrophosphohydrolase, protein MLQAVPGTAERPASDGAAASAECQGPGAALGRRSIQSPADYGIELPAWLHTCIEHVPPGAGESCPTDTEALLASAFDFAFQLHDGQVRASGEPYICHPVAVADLLRDIGASAGVIAAGFLHDVVEDTEVTPEEIEQHFGPEVRGLVEGVTKLGGFHFTNKTEAQAENLRRMFLAMASDIRVVLVKLADRLHNMRTLGALKPEKQQRIARETREIYGPLANRLGIGRFKWELEDLAFKILEPEAFRDVQQQVSSKRSDREQRLGVTAEILSGKLASVGLGECEVSGRPKHLYGIWNKMQRQRKAFHEIYDVAALRIICPNVESCYRALAVVHDTFRPIPGRFKDYIGLPKPNGYQSLHTAVIGRHRPIEVQIRTAEMHRVAEFGIAAHWKYKEGGSPAATGADAERFNWLRQLVDWQKDGVGEDSGDFLRSIKEDLFDEEVFVFTPGGDVVGLRNGSTAVDFAYRIHSEVGNHCQGARINDRLCPLATPLQNGDFVQILTSKTAHPSLDWLNFVATPTARNRIRQWYKKSHREENIQRGTGMLERELGRDGFDALLKGEAMAKVARRCNLVGTEDLLAAIGFGGVTLHQVLNRLREELRLATEAEAPSITDEELASNLSQQGEQASGPATPLTGHGDASPILGLEGLEYRLGGCCSALPGEAIVGTVALGNHGITIHRQDCSNLGSVPAERRLPVQWNPQVSHSQRRRYPVQLRIEVLDRVGVLKDILTRLSDHRINVSDARVRTNPGRPARIDLKVELESADQLSSTMDQIRSMADVLDIARTGIG, encoded by the coding sequence ATGCTCCAGGCGGTGCCCGGCACGGCAGAACGACCCGCCTCTGATGGGGCAGCGGCTTCTGCTGAATGCCAAGGCCCTGGAGCGGCCCTCGGACGGCGGAGCATCCAGAGTCCCGCGGATTACGGCATCGAGTTGCCGGCGTGGCTGCACACCTGCATCGAGCATGTGCCCCCTGGCGCCGGGGAAAGTTGCCCGACGGACACCGAGGCGCTGCTGGCCTCAGCATTCGATTTCGCGTTTCAGCTCCATGACGGTCAGGTGCGGGCCAGCGGCGAGCCCTACATCTGCCATCCCGTGGCGGTTGCTGATTTGCTTCGCGACATTGGCGCGAGTGCGGGGGTAATTGCTGCCGGGTTCCTCCACGACGTGGTGGAGGACACCGAGGTCACTCCGGAGGAGATCGAGCAGCACTTTGGCCCTGAGGTCCGGGGCTTGGTGGAGGGGGTCACCAAGTTGGGGGGCTTTCACTTCACCAACAAGACCGAAGCCCAGGCCGAAAACCTGCGCCGCATGTTCTTGGCCATGGCCAGTGACATCCGCGTCGTGCTGGTGAAGCTGGCCGATCGCCTGCACAACATGCGCACCCTGGGTGCGCTCAAGCCCGAGAAGCAGCAGCGCATTGCTCGGGAAACCCGCGAGATTTACGGCCCCTTGGCGAACCGCCTGGGTATCGGTCGCTTCAAGTGGGAGTTGGAGGACCTGGCCTTCAAGATCCTTGAGCCTGAGGCCTTCCGCGATGTGCAGCAGCAGGTCTCGAGCAAGCGCAGCGACCGCGAACAGCGCCTGGGCGTCACCGCCGAGATCCTCAGTGGAAAGTTGGCTTCCGTCGGCTTGGGTGAATGCGAGGTCAGTGGACGGCCCAAGCACCTCTACGGCATCTGGAACAAGATGCAGCGCCAGCGCAAGGCCTTCCACGAGATCTACGACGTGGCAGCGCTGCGGATCATCTGTCCCAACGTGGAGAGTTGTTATCGCGCCCTAGCGGTGGTGCATGACACCTTCAGGCCGATCCCTGGGCGCTTCAAGGACTACATCGGTCTGCCCAAGCCCAATGGCTACCAGTCCCTGCACACGGCGGTGATCGGTCGCCATCGCCCGATTGAAGTGCAGATCCGCACGGCTGAGATGCACCGGGTCGCGGAGTTTGGTATCGCCGCCCACTGGAAATACAAAGAGGGGGGGTCCCCCGCCGCCACCGGAGCCGATGCAGAGCGCTTCAACTGGCTACGGCAACTGGTGGATTGGCAAAAAGATGGTGTCGGCGAGGACAGCGGTGACTTCCTGCGCTCGATCAAAGAGGACCTCTTTGATGAAGAGGTGTTTGTCTTCACCCCCGGAGGGGATGTGGTGGGCCTACGCAATGGTTCAACCGCAGTGGACTTCGCCTATCGGATTCACTCCGAGGTGGGCAACCACTGCCAGGGCGCCCGTATCAATGATCGCCTCTGTCCCTTGGCAACCCCGCTGCAAAACGGCGACTTCGTTCAGATCCTGACCTCGAAGACGGCGCACCCCAGCCTGGACTGGCTCAACTTCGTGGCGACGCCAACGGCGCGCAATCGCATTCGTCAGTGGTACAAGAAGAGCCATCGCGAGGAGAACATCCAGCGCGGCACCGGCATGCTCGAGCGGGAGCTGGGCCGTGATGGCTTCGACGCTCTCCTCAAAGGTGAGGCGATGGCGAAGGTCGCTCGCCGTTGCAACCTGGTTGGCACCGAAGACCTGCTCGCGGCCATCGGTTTCGGGGGCGTCACGCTCCATCAGGTTCTCAACCGTCTGCGGGAGGAGCTGCGCCTGGCCACCGAGGCCGAGGCCCCGTCCATCACGGATGAAGAGCTGGCTAGCAACCTCTCCCAGCAAGGAGAACAGGCCTCAGGTCCGGCAACCCCCCTCACGGGCCATGGCGATGCCAGCCCGATCCTGGGCCTCGAGGGTCTCGAATACCGCTTGGGCGGATGTTGCAGTGCACTCCCCGGAGAGGCGATTGTCGGCACGGTCGCCCTGGGTAATCACGGCATCACCATTCACCGGCAGGACTGTTCCAACCTCGGTTCGGTGCCAGCGGAGCGCCGCCTGCCGGTGCAGTGGAATCCCCAGGTCAGTCACTCTCAGCGTCGCCGCTATCCGGTGCAGCTGCGCATTGAGGTGTTGGACCGGGTAGGCGTCCTTAAAGACATCCTCACCCGCCTCTCTGATCACCGCATCAACGTCAGTGATGCACGGGTGCGCACGAACCCTGGCCGTCCAGCGCGCATCGACTTGAAGGTCGAGTTGGAGAGCGCCGATCAGCTGAGCTCCACCATGGACCAGATCCGATCCATGGCGGATGTGCTCGACATTGCCCGCACGGGCATCGGTTGA
- the mnmE gene encoding tRNA uridine-5-carboxymethylaminomethyl(34) synthesis GTPase MnmE, which yields MPSETIAAVATAVAAGEGSVSIVRISGPEAEVIGQRLFEAPGKQVWDSHRVLYGHVRDPGSGERVDEALLLLMRAPRSFTRETVVELHCHGGLISVQRVLELVLAAGARRALPGEFSQRAFLNGRLDLTRAEAISELVTARSRRAAQLAMAGLDGGLERRISALRLRLLDQLAELEARVDFEDDLPPLDGQAVASELQAVRAELLELVADGERGQILREGLKVAIVGRPNVGKSSLLNLLSRCDRAIVTDLPGTTRDLVESELVLKGVPLTLLDTAGIRDTDDRVEQIGIERSRGAVQAADVVLLLFDLVQGWLAEDQALLDSLPPGIPHLVVANKADQPAAGPPADADVCISALTGAGHEALVDRLLQRCGHGGEQGLRVALNQRQLDLALSAAASLQRTLEAGEQQLPWDFWTIDLRGAVRSLGEITGAEVTEAVLDRIFSRFCIGK from the coding sequence ATGCCCTCCGAAACGATCGCCGCCGTCGCCACCGCCGTCGCCGCTGGCGAGGGCAGCGTCTCGATCGTCCGGATCTCTGGGCCTGAGGCTGAGGTCATTGGGCAGCGCTTGTTTGAGGCTCCCGGCAAGCAGGTCTGGGACAGCCACCGCGTGCTCTATGGCCATGTGCGCGATCCCGGCAGCGGCGAGCGGGTTGATGAAGCCTTGCTGCTGTTGATGCGGGCTCCCCGCAGCTTCACCCGCGAAACCGTCGTCGAGCTGCATTGTCACGGGGGTCTGATCTCTGTGCAGCGCGTGCTGGAGCTGGTGCTGGCCGCGGGTGCACGGCGCGCCTTGCCCGGTGAATTCAGCCAAAGGGCCTTCCTGAATGGCCGGCTGGATCTCACCCGCGCTGAAGCGATCAGCGAGTTGGTCACGGCCCGCAGCCGGCGGGCGGCCCAATTGGCAATGGCTGGCCTCGATGGTGGCTTGGAACGCCGGATTAGTGCGTTGCGGCTGCGCCTGCTGGATCAGCTGGCGGAGTTAGAGGCCCGGGTGGATTTTGAAGACGACCTGCCGCCCTTGGATGGCCAGGCGGTGGCATCGGAATTGCAGGCAGTCCGCGCTGAGTTGTTGGAACTGGTTGCCGACGGCGAGCGCGGCCAGATCCTGCGGGAGGGGCTCAAGGTGGCGATCGTGGGCCGCCCCAACGTCGGCAAGAGCAGCCTGCTCAATTTGCTCAGCCGCTGCGATCGCGCCATCGTGACCGACTTGCCCGGCACCACCCGCGACCTAGTGGAGAGTGAGCTGGTATTGAAGGGAGTTCCGCTCACCCTGCTGGATACCGCTGGGATTCGCGACACCGACGATCGCGTTGAGCAGATCGGCATCGAACGCAGCCGTGGCGCGGTGCAGGCTGCGGACGTGGTGCTGCTGTTGTTTGACCTGGTTCAGGGTTGGTTGGCGGAGGACCAGGCTCTGCTGGATTCACTGCCTCCCGGTATCCCCCATTTGGTGGTGGCCAACAAGGCGGATCAGCCGGCGGCTGGACCTCCCGCCGATGCCGATGTCTGCATCAGTGCCCTGACCGGTGCCGGTCATGAGGCCCTCGTCGATCGCTTGCTGCAGCGTTGCGGCCATGGCGGTGAGCAGGGGCTGCGGGTGGCCCTGAATCAGCGGCAGCTGGATCTGGCTTTGTCAGCAGCGGCGAGCTTGCAGCGCACCCTGGAAGCCGGTGAGCAGCAGTTGCCCTGGGACTTCTGGACGATTGACTTGCGGGGTGCCGTGCGCTCGCTTGGGGAAATCACCGGAGCGGAGGTCACCGAGGCGGTCCTGGATCGGATCTTCTCGCGCTTCTGCATTGGCAAATAG
- the nadC gene encoding carboxylating nicotinate-nucleotide diphosphorylase gives MSAASLPLTPALQQQLRDWLQEDIGRGDLSAPALASGRCRAHWISKADGVFCGGPLLEFVFRELDSTASVERLVADGDAVSPGQRLVNLEAEAPALVAAERTALNLAMRLSGIATETARLVAELEGSGVRLADTRKTTPGLRVLEKYAVRCGGGVNHRLGLDDAAMLKENHLAWAGGVAAAITAVRVGAPWPARVIVEAETAAEAQAAIEAGADGVLLDEFSPEALRELVPQLRALSPRPVVLEASGVQPDQLRAYGATGIDLISTSAPVTRSSWLDLSMRFSS, from the coding sequence ATGAGCGCCGCCTCGCTTCCCCTGACGCCAGCCCTTCAGCAGCAGCTGCGCGATTGGCTGCAAGAGGACATCGGCCGCGGCGACCTCAGCGCCCCTGCTTTGGCCTCCGGTCGCTGCCGGGCCCACTGGATCAGCAAGGCCGATGGCGTGTTCTGCGGCGGTCCATTGCTGGAGTTTGTGTTTCGCGAGCTCGATTCGACCGCCAGCGTGGAGCGGTTGGTGGCGGACGGGGATGCGGTCAGCCCGGGGCAACGCCTGGTGAACCTGGAGGCCGAGGCGCCGGCCTTGGTGGCGGCCGAGCGCACGGCCCTGAACCTGGCGATGCGCCTCTCGGGGATTGCCACGGAGACGGCCCGCCTGGTGGCCGAACTGGAGGGCAGCGGGGTCCGCTTGGCGGACACCCGCAAGACCACCCCGGGGCTGCGCGTGCTGGAGAAGTACGCCGTGCGCTGCGGCGGTGGCGTGAACCATCGCCTCGGCCTGGACGATGCGGCGATGCTCAAGGAAAACCATCTGGCCTGGGCCGGTGGGGTGGCCGCGGCAATCACCGCTGTTCGCGTTGGAGCCCCCTGGCCGGCTCGCGTGATCGTGGAAGCGGAGACCGCGGCTGAGGCCCAGGCGGCGATTGAGGCGGGAGCCGATGGGGTGTTGCTCGATGAGTTCAGCCCAGAGGCCCTGCGGGAGCTTGTCCCCCAGTTGCGGGCCCTAAGCCCACGGCCGGTGGTGCTCGAGGCCTCCGGCGTCCAGCCGGATCAGCTGCGTGCTTATGGGGCTACGGGGATTGATCTGATTTCCACCAGCGCACCGGTGACCCGCAGCAGCTGGCTGGACCTGAGCATGCGCTTCTCCAGCTGA
- the argS gene encoding arginine--tRNA ligase encodes MLRIAQSLENQLRDAMQRAFPEAAAAGQAFDPQLAPASKPEFGDFQANGALPLAKPLGQPPRKIAEAVVEQLKADAGFMDLCQEPQIAGPGFINITLQPERLAAEVQQRLGDARLGVPAVEQASPVVVDFSSPNIAKEMHVGHLRSTIIGDSLARVLEFRGHPVLRLNHVGDWGTQFGMLITHLKQVAPEALETADAVDLGDLVAFYREAKKRFDEDEAFQTTSREEVVKLQGGDPVSLKAWGLLCDQSRREFQKIYDRLDIRLSERGESFYNPYLEGVVRDLEATGLLVVDDGARCVFLEGVSGKDGKPLPVIVQKSDGGFNYATTDLAAIRYRFGSVPEGDGARRVVYVTDAGQANHFAGVFQVARRAGWLPEGARLEHVPFGLVQGEDGKKLKTRAGDTVRLRDLLDEAVERSDADLRRRLEEEGRSEDEAFIEHVATTVGLAAVKYADLSQNRITNYQFSFDRMLALQGNTAPYLLYAVVRIAGIARKGGDLDASASGALQFSEPQEWALVRELLKFDAVIAEVEEELLPNRLCTYLFELSQVFNRFYDQVPVLKSEGIARQSRLALCRLTADTLKLGLGLLGIPTLDRM; translated from the coding sequence ATGCTTCGCATCGCCCAATCCCTGGAGAACCAGCTGCGGGATGCGATGCAACGGGCGTTTCCCGAGGCGGCAGCGGCGGGGCAGGCCTTTGATCCCCAACTGGCGCCGGCCAGTAAGCCCGAATTTGGGGATTTCCAGGCCAATGGCGCTTTGCCCCTAGCCAAGCCCTTGGGCCAGCCACCCCGCAAGATCGCCGAGGCGGTGGTGGAGCAACTCAAGGCGGACGCGGGCTTTATGGACCTCTGCCAGGAGCCGCAGATTGCGGGACCTGGTTTCATCAACATCACCCTGCAACCCGAGCGTTTGGCGGCGGAGGTGCAGCAGCGCTTGGGGGATGCCCGCCTGGGAGTTCCCGCCGTGGAGCAGGCCTCGCCGGTGGTGGTGGACTTCTCCAGCCCCAACATCGCCAAGGAGATGCACGTGGGGCACCTGCGCTCCACGATCATTGGCGACTCCCTGGCCCGTGTCCTGGAGTTCCGCGGACATCCGGTCCTGCGGCTGAACCACGTGGGGGATTGGGGCACCCAGTTCGGGATGCTGATCACCCACCTCAAGCAGGTGGCGCCAGAAGCGCTGGAAACCGCGGATGCGGTGGATCTGGGGGACCTGGTGGCCTTCTACCGCGAGGCCAAAAAACGCTTCGATGAGGACGAGGCGTTCCAGACCACCTCTCGGGAGGAGGTGGTGAAGCTCCAGGGCGGCGATCCGGTCTCCCTGAAGGCCTGGGGTCTGCTCTGTGACCAGAGCCGCCGCGAGTTCCAAAAGATCTACGACCGCCTCGACATTCGCCTGAGCGAACGGGGGGAATCCTTCTACAACCCCTATCTGGAAGGGGTCGTCCGCGACCTGGAGGCCACCGGCCTGTTGGTGGTGGATGACGGCGCCCGCTGCGTCTTCCTTGAGGGGGTGAGCGGTAAGGACGGCAAGCCCTTGCCGGTGATCGTCCAGAAGAGTGACGGCGGCTTCAACTACGCCACCACGGACCTGGCGGCCATCCGTTACCGCTTTGGTTCAGTCCCGGAGGGTGATGGCGCCCGCCGGGTTGTGTACGTGACCGATGCTGGCCAGGCGAATCACTTCGCTGGGGTGTTCCAGGTGGCCCGCCGGGCCGGTTGGCTGCCAGAGGGTGCTCGCCTGGAGCACGTGCCGTTTGGACTGGTGCAAGGGGAAGACGGCAAGAAACTGAAAACCCGAGCCGGGGACACGGTGCGCCTGCGGGATCTTCTGGATGAGGCCGTTGAGCGCTCCGATGCGGACTTGCGTCGCCGCCTGGAGGAGGAGGGCCGCAGCGAGGACGAGGCCTTCATTGAGCATGTGGCCACCACGGTTGGTCTGGCGGCGGTGAAGTACGCCGACCTCAGCCAGAACCGGATCACCAACTACCAGTTCAGCTTTGATCGAATGCTGGCCCTGCAGGGCAACACGGCTCCCTACTTGCTCTATGCCGTGGTCCGCATTGCCGGCATCGCCCGCAAGGGCGGTGACCTCGATGCCTCAGCCAGCGGGGCGCTTCAGTTCAGTGAGCCCCAGGAATGGGCCCTGGTGCGGGAGCTGCTGAAGTTCGATGCGGTGATCGCCGAGGTGGAGGAGGAGTTGCTGCCCAATCGTCTCTGCACCTATCTGTTTGAGCTCTCCCAGGTGTTCAACCGCTTCTACGACCAGGTGCCGGTGTTGAAATCCGAGGGGATAGCCCGTCAGTCCCGTTTGGCCCTTTGCCGTCTCACCGCGGACACCCTCAAACTGGGACTGGGTCTGTTGGGCATCCCAACGCTGGATCGGATGTGA